One Solanum lycopersicum chromosome 4, SLM_r2.1 DNA window includes the following coding sequences:
- the LOC101249912 gene encoding F-box protein AUF1: MEFESDNSDGFDRLPDPLIHLMFNQISDIKTLIRCRSVSKRFNSLVPQADSLLLRVDRVISATDSDDDDDSFLIAFLRSIIKSIHHLVSPSKVLPTPARSQNSPAQILREFERIRNLQIELPSGDLRLEKGTTIRWKADFGKTLKSCVILGFRSGDGGGGEAEFGGGAGAGLKMRVVWTISALIAASARHYMMVEVVNEHKELENLVIKDRDDEGKVVMDKKGLRECRESQGEGEEAEVNNASSGNGVGLWWRNNRTTVPAVRMRMWHEARMELSGGMKMVGATLVVVRPTNGGGERSEVEEQNGDVGLALGAFGEDAVYCEAVERLLKSRSYILEMNSF; encoded by the coding sequence ATGGAGTTTGAATCGGATAACTCCGACGGGTTCGATCGGTTACCCGACCCGCTTATTCACCTCATGTTCAACCAAATCTCCGATATCAAAACCCTAATCCGGTGCCGCTCCGTTTCCAAACGGTTCAATTCGTTGGTACCTCAAGCCGATTCGCTTCTCCTACGAGTTGACCGGGTAATTTCGGCTACCGATTCGGATGACGACGATGATTCCTTCCTCATTGCTTTCCTCAGATCCATTATCAAATCCATTCACCATCTCGTTTCACCAAGCAAGGTTCTCCCAACCCCTGCCCGATCCCAGAACTCACCCGCACAGATCCTACGGGAGTTCGAGAGGATCAGGAATCTACAAATCGAGCTTCCTTCAGGTGATCTTCGGTTAGAGAAAGGTACAACGATTAGGTGGAAGGCGGATTTTGGGAAAACCCTAAAGAGTTGCGTGATTTTAGGGTTTCGTAGCGGGGATGGAGGTGGTGGAGAGGCGGAGTTTGGAGGAGGAGCTGGCGCAGGGTTGAAAATGAGGGTAGTTTGGACAATTAGCGCGTTGATTGCGGCATCAGCGAGGCATTACATGATGGTGGAGGTTGTAAACGAGCATAAAGAGCTGGAGAATTTGGTGATCAAGGACAGAGATGATGAAGGGAAAGTGGTGATGGATAAGAAAGGATTGAGAGAATGTAGGGAAAGTCAAGGCGAAGGTGAAGAAGCTGAGGTAAACAATGCCAGCAGTGGCAATGGAGTTGGTTTGTGGTGGCGTAACAATCGTACAACAGTGCCAGCCGTTCGAATGAGGATGTGGCATGAAGCGAGGATGGAACTCTCCGGTGGCATGAAAATGGTGGGAGCAACATTGGTGGTTGTCCGACCGACAAATGGAGGGGGTGAGAGGAGTGAGGTGGAAGAACAAAATGGAGATGTAGGATTGGCATTAGGAGCATTTGGGGAAGATGCAGTGTATTGTGAAGCTGTGGAGAGGTTGCTGAAAAGTCGAAGTTACATTCTGGAGATGAACTCTTTCTAG